The DNA window ATCGCGCTGTTTACTTACCGGATCAGTCACTTGACTGCCCACCTGAAAGTTCACAAGCACGATTACGGCACACAACTGGGTCTGTTGCAACTGGTTGGTAAGCGTCGGCGTCTGCTGAACTACCTGGTGAAAAAAGACATCGCACGCTACCGGGCTATCCTGGCTGCGCTGGGTCTGCGGAAATAAGTATCCGTACAGGAAAGGGAGGGAATCTGCGGCCATCAGTAGATTCCCTCCTTTTATGGTTTATGATGGCGAGAAGTAAAGAGGTATGACCGCCCGGTGTCGTTCGAACGGAGCTGGCGCGGTCGAAAAGCTGTAAGAGGGAGAAATAACTAACTGTATGTTCGAAATAAACACGCAATCCGTTGCGCTGCCCGACGGGCGGGAGATCACCATTGAAACCGGCAAACTGGCTCGTCAGGCCGATGGTGCGGTAGTCGTTCG is part of the Spirosoma rhododendri genome and encodes:
- the rpsO gene encoding 30S ribosomal protein S15 — encoded protein: MYLTTEKKQEIFSTSGFAKNATDTGSAESQIALFTYRISHLTAHLKVHKHDYGTQLGLLQLVGKRRRLLNYLVKKDIARYRAILAALGLRK